One genomic region from Rattus norvegicus strain BN/NHsdMcwi chromosome 10, GRCr8, whole genome shotgun sequence encodes:
- the Or5af1 gene encoding olfactory receptor Olr1458, with the protein MSNHTTVTHFILRGFSDVPQLRLVVIPFFLLVYTFGLLGNLSVIMAVRRDSRLHSPMYFFLKNLSFLDMCYTSATIPKAVAISFTGSGVVSYLECVAQLYIIFTFACTECFLLTAMAYDRCLAILRPLLYGTIMSQKYCYALVVTAWVSGAIYSAFHTFNTFSLPYCGPNLVEHFFCDMPPVMRLSCTDYHVTEEVGFAVSSCVVMSSFALTVVSYIGIVATVLRIPSVDGRWKAFSTCSSHLTTVILFYGTGSFVYLRPASQYSPLLGRLASIFYSVVTPSLNPVVYCLKNKDMKFALQKLYCGRKY; encoded by the coding sequence ATGTCCAACCACACAACAGTGACCCACTTCATCCTCAGGGGCTTCTCCGATGTCCCACAGCTGAGATTGGTGGTCATCCCATTTTTCTTGCTTGTTTACACATTTGGCCTCCTGGGGAACCTCTCCGTCATCATGGCTGTGAGGAGAGACAGTAGGCTCCACtctcccatgtacttcttcctgaaGAACTTGTCTTTCCTGGACATGTGCTACACCTCAGCCACCATCCCCAAGGCAGTGGCTATATCCTTCACAGGCTCAGGGGTCGTCTCCTATCTCGAGTGTGTAGCACAACTTTACATAATTTTTACATTTGCATGTACTGAATGCTTCCTGCTCACAGCCATGGCTTATGACCGGTGCCTGGCCATCCTCAGACCACTGCTCTATGGAACCATCATGAGTCAGAAATATTGTTATGCATTGGTCGTCACTGCCTGGGTGAGTGGAGCCATCTACTCAGCCTTCCATACTTTCAACACTTTCTCCCTCCCCTACTGTGGACCCAATCTTGTTGAACACTTCTTCTGTGACATGCCCCCAGTCATGAGACTCTCCTGCACTGATTACCATGTCACTGAGGAGGTGGGCTTTGCTGTTAGCAGCTGTGTTGTCATGAGCTCCTTCGCCCTCACAGTGGTCTCCTATATTGGCATTGTGGCCACAGTTCTTCGTATCCCCTCAGTGGATGGCAGGTGGAAAGCCTTTTCTACTTGCTCCTCTCACCTGACCACGGTCATCTTGTTTTATGGAACTGGAAGCTTTGTGTACCTGAGGCCTGCCTCTCAATACTCCCCATTGCTGGGTCGCCTGGCATCCATTTTCTACTCTGTAGTCACACCATCTTTGAATCCAGTTGTCTATTGTCTGAAGAACAAAGATATGAAGTTTGCGCTACAGAAACTTTACTGTGGAAGGAAGTACTGA
- the Or5af1c gene encoding olfactory receptor Olr1459, with product MSNHTTVTHFILRGFSDVPQLRLVVIPFFLITYTFGLLGNFSIIMAVRRDSRLHSPMYFFLKNLSFLDMCYTSATIPKAVAISFTGSGVVSYLECVAQLYMFITLCATECFLLTTMAYDRCLAILRPLLYGTIMSQKYCHALVVTAWVSGSIYSAYHTFNTFSLPYCGPNLVEHFFCDIPQVMRLSCTDYHLTEEVGFAVSSSVVMSSFALTVVSYIGIVATVLRIPSVDGRWKAFSTCSSHLTTVILFYGTGSFVYLRPASHYSPTLGRLASIFYSVVTPSLNPVVYCLRNKDMKFALQKLYCGRKY from the coding sequence ATGTCCAACCACACAACAGTGACCCACTTCATCCTCAGGGGCTTCTCCGATGTTCCACAGCTGAGATTGGTGGTCATCCCATTTTTCTTGATCACCTACACATTTGGCCTCCTGGGGAACTTCTCCATCATCATGGCTGTGAGGAGAGACAGTAGGCTCCACtctcccatgtacttcttcctgaaGAACTTGTCTTTCCTGGACATGTGCTACACCTCAGCCACCATCCCCAAGGCAGTGGCTATATCCTTCACAGGCTCAGGGGTCGTCTCCTATCTCGAGTGTGTAGCACAACTTTACATGTTTATCACACTCTGTGCTACTGAATGCTTTCTGCTCACAACCATGGCTTATGACCGGTGCCTGGCCATCCTCAGACCACTGCTCTATGGAACCATCATGAGTCAGAAATATTGTCATGCGTTAGTGGTCACTGCCTGGGTGAGTGGGTCCATCTACTCAGCCTATCATACATTCAACACTTTCTCCCTCCCCTACTGTGGACCCAATCTTGTTGAacacttcttctgtgacatccCCCAAGTTATGAGACTCTCCTGTACTGATTACCATCTCACTGAGGAGGTGGGCTTTGCTGTCAGTAGTTCTGTTGTCATGAGTTCCTTCGCCCTCACAGTGGTCTCCTATATTGGCATTGTGGCCACAGTACTTCGCATCCCCTCAGTGGATGGCAGGTGGAAAGCCTTTTCTACTTGTTCCTCTCACCTGACCACGGTCATCTTGTTTTATGGAACTGGAAGCTTTGTGTACCTGAGGCCTGCCTCTCACTACTCCCCAACCCTGGGTCGCCTGGCATCCATTTTCTACTCTGTAGTCACACCATCTTTGAATCCAGTTGTCTATTGTCTGAGGAACAAAGATATGAAGTTTGCTCTACAGAAACTTTATTGTGGGAGGAAGTACTGA